The following DNA comes from Lemur catta isolate mLemCat1 chromosome 8, mLemCat1.pri, whole genome shotgun sequence.
ccgccGAACCCCTCCCtgccgccccacccccagctcctgtgCAGAGTGGAGACATGCTGGCGCAGTTTACCTGCtctttcccacctctgcctccgtGTCCTGGTTGCCAGCTCCTTGTGGGCCGGGGCCAAGTGCCAGGAAGCCTCATGCCCAGTGTCCAGCCCTGGCCTTGCGGCCAGAGGTGCTCAGGCGGGTTCGAGTGGAGGGAGACCCTGAACTGGGACCCTTCCCTTTCGCAGATAGGCACAGGCCCGGGGAGCCCAGCGTCCCTGCTCTTCCCTGCTTCAGGCCCCACACCCTGCTTGCGTGGCTTTCTCTGACCACCTAGTGGCCTCCATGCACCCTCCCTGCCATCTCAGGAGGATGCACCTGCCCCGGGAAGGGGCCTGTCCTGGGCTGCCTGCCCGACACTGGGCAGTGTCGCTCCCATCTGGAGTCAAAGGCCCTCCTGGGCACACCTCTCTGAGGAAGAGACTGCCCAGCCCAAAGGACAGGCATGCAAGTTGCTGGCTGTGCTGGGTTCCTGGGGAGCAAGGAgtagctcttcctcctcttccccccccCCTCCTGTGCTTCCTCTtcttgcccctccccctgccctccccgcctccTTGGTCACACCTGTTGACCTGCTGCTTGGCACCTGCACCCCACACTGCTGCCCTAGCCTGTCAAACCCACTTCCACCTCGAGACCCTGAGCCCCCTGgcggccctgcccccacctctcccaTCGCACCCTTTTCTCCACGGGCACATCCAAGGTTTACATGTCAGCTGCCTGTCccgagacagagagagagagagagagagtgagtgagtctgtgcccagtgcctggcacacgctGAGCTCAGCAAACCTTAATGGAATGAGTGAATACATTTCTTAGGAATGTGTTTTCCTTTGATCTAAAAACCTGGTCACAAGGAGGACAGCCCTGCTGAACTGTCCCCTCTTGGCCCCACTGGACGCTCTTTCGCAGGGGCTGTACAGAGCAGACGAGCGGTTTGGTCCGGGCGTCGAGACCTACCCTGACGGCAGCCAGGACGTGGGGCTGTGGTTCCGGCAGCACCTCATCAAGCTGTGCACCGCGGTGCCCGGAGGCTTCTCCCTGTGCAGCCGCCCCGAGCTCTCCGGCTTCTCCACACACGCTCCCGCCAGGATCCGCCTCTCAGACGAGGAGACGATGGGCTGGGGCCTGCACGAGGGGCAGGACCCCTTTTTCTATGAGTATAAGCAGTTTCTTCTGAATGATGACTTAATGCTGCCCCCAGAGATGTCCATCTACTCAACTGACAACTGCCACCTGCCCATGACACGCTCTCTCCGCAAGGAGCTAGACGCCCGCATCTTTGCCAATGATATTCCGCCGTTCGTGGAGGATGGAGAGCCCTGGTTTATAGCAAACGAGACGCCGCTGTTGGTCAGAATCCAGGAGCAAGCGTACAAGTTCAGGTGATGAGTCTGCTCTTTCCCTTGCGTCGCGCTGTCCCTTTGCAGGCAGGGCAGGTTCCCCAAGTGCTCAGTGCCGGGCGCTGCTAAGGGTCTGAGTAACTCTCAGGTTGTGTCCCTGGGTAAGCTTCGTGCGCTTTTCTCACTGAGTGACTGTCACAGCCCCGCTGGGAAGAGGGCGGGAAGCCCCTGTGTGGTGGTGAGGGGGGAGAGGCACCCTAGGAGGGAGGGCAGCGGGGAGCCAGGTGGGGCCGTGGGCTGTGTCTGTCTGCACAGGGGAGCGGGTCCCAGGATCCCTCTCGCCCACTCTCGGGGGAAGCAGTGGTGAGGAGGCTGCTCGCTGAGCGTGCAGCCAGGGGAGACCGAGGCTGGTGTGTGGCCCTGGATGGGGCATGGCAGGGGATGGGCTCCCGAGTCTGTGGGGCTGAGGGCAAGTCCTGACTCTTGGTCCTGTGCATGGTCTTCTTGTGCAGGTTGTAGCTGGTGCCCCTGGCCCCCAGAATGGTGTCTGTGATGAGAATTCTGTGGGTCCAGTCCCTGCTCATGGTTACCATGGAGAGAAGGGTTTGTCATCACTGTTACATGTTAACGCAGGATCTGCCCGAGAGCCAAGGGTGGGAACACAGGTTAGGGATGGCTGGGGGCCTGCCAGGCCTATGGCTTCTCCAGGGATGGTATGAAAAGGTGGACCTGCTCTTCTGGTCTCCAAAGAGCCCTGGCACCCCACCTGGAGCCCCAGGAAAGTCAGTGGCCCCATAAGGAAAACTGCTTAAAttctttaagttaaaatattcaaGAACGTTTTAACCCGTTTCTTTAACTTTGTCTTCAGATATCAATAAACTGTTTAGAATGCATATTTTGTGAGTACAAGTGGTTACTTTTCCATCCATgcaaccatccatccacccacccatccatctacccatgcAACCACCCATTCATCTATGCAACCATCCATCCTtgcacccattcatccatccatccattcattcatgtaaccatccatccatctgtccatccactcaaccacccatccatccacccaaccacccatccatccacccaaccacccattcatccatccatccacccatccacccatccatgtaatcatccatccatccacctgtccacccatccacccacccatctaatcatccacccatccatgtaatcatccatccacccatccacccacccattcatccaccttcccatccatccaccctcccatccaaccatccatccatccatccatccactaatccacccatctatccatccacccatccatgcaATCACCCATCCATGtaatcatccatccattcatccacccatccacccacccatccaaccatccatccatccatccatgcaatcacccatccatccatctacccatcaacccatccatccacccatccatccacccacccatccatacAATCACCcgtccatccatctacccatccatgcaatcacccatccacccatctatcaatacacccatccatctatccacccatcaatctatccacccatccatgcaatcacccatccatccatccttccattcacccacccacccatctacccatccatccatccatccatccatccatccatccatctatctatccatccagccacccatccatccacccacccatccatctacccacccatccatccatccatcatgcAAACATCAACTAAGCCTGTAATCATTGATGATTGTTGGGTACAGAAGTCACTGTACATCCACAGGTTCTCGATTATGTAGGGGGTTTATGTACACAGAGGAGGCTTCGAGTTGTGTGGTGAATAAGCATGGGACATGCATGTTCTCTACTCAAACAGAAAAGTGAGCGAGCAGATGGTAGGGTGTGGGGGCTTGGTGCTGAGAGGTGGACCCACATGTGTGCTGGCCTCCTTCCCACCCAGGGTCTTTGCTGTGAGAGCTTGTTTCCCAGAAAACATGAAGTGGTGCATCAGAGATGCATGGGGTCCACTTGAAGCCGGCATATTCCTGCTGAGTGAGCCTGAGCATCTTTGTCCCCGTGTGGCATGTCCTCATGGCTGTGTGCATCTAGGCCAACTCGGGCTCCGTGTGCTGAGGCGCGAACGGTGCAGGGAGCAAGGAGGCCCTGGGCAGGGTGTAGGTCTGAGGAATGAGCAGAGGTGGAGTAGGATGGAGGTGGCCGCCCTGGCCCTTTCTCATGGCGGATGTGGGGTGTGCAGACCTGCCTAACACCACTGGGCCCATTGTGTTGTCAGGAACAAGAAGGCTCACAGAAGCTGGAACATGGGTGCCATCCTGGAAGGGGACCGTGGTGGCTTTGCCTGTTGCGGGCCCAAGGAGGAGTTTTCCAAGGAAATGATCCTGAAAGCTGAGGAAGGGGACCACGACTGGATTCAGGGGATCCTGAGGGACAACTTTGCCAGCGCCGACGTGGCCGACTCCAAGGGCTACACTGCACTCGCTGCTGCCGCGGTAAGCCCCGCCCATCCCGCAGGTGCCTGCAGGAGTGCTCACCTGTGAGGGTGCTGTGGGGCGGGGGAGTTTGGGTCCAAGAGGGGCTGGTGTGTCCACACCTGCTTCTCACCGTTCAGTGGAAATCCGCTCACCTGGGTGTGACATGTGAGGCCAAATGGGAGCAGAGGACTGGGGACATGTCACCTGTCCGTTCCTCTGTCCCATGCTCTACCTTGTCCCCGCACCACACTTGGGTGTGAGCACCAGTGCCCTGCCCTGTTGTGGGTGGCTTCGCCAGGGGCAGCAGGACACCAGGCGACCCTTCCTGCCCCTCGCTGAGAGCCAGGTGCCTCCTGGCGAGTCTGGCTTTGTCTTCCTCCAGGTTCATTGCCACTGTGACATTGTCAACCTTCTGCTAGACTTTGGGGCTGATGTGAACAAGTGCACGGACGAGGGCCTCACGACACTGAGCATGTGCTTCCTCCTCTACTACCCCTCCAGGGCTTTTAAGCCCAACATCGCCGAGAGGACCGAGCCTGAGCTCCAGGTCAGCCCCGGGTGGCCACCACACCACCCACTGTCTACTGttggtctctctgtctctctgcccaTGTCCAGCAGCCACTGCCCTCCCGTGTGGACCACGCTCACGCAGGGCAAAGCATGAGACAAGGCcagcggggagggaggaggaaggaaggagcctGGGTGCCTCCCACGGAGGCAGAGGGACGAGTGTTCCCTACGAGCCACGTGCACAGCAGCGAGGGGGCCGAGACTGCCTGTGCCACGCTGTGCAGGAGAGCGCgctgtggagggaggggaggcaccTGCATTTCCAACAGTGTCCTGGTGGCGCTGACGCTGCTGGCTCGGGGACCACGCGTCTAGGATTGTAGCTCAAAACGGAAACACAGCAAGAGACGGGACATCTGgtggaaataaaatgcataattaaaattttttgagtagCCACATTAAAAGAAAGTAGAACAGGTGaggttaattttaataatgcattttatttagcCTAATGTATTCAAAATCAGATCATTTCAGCGCGGCCTTTCCTGGGTCTCTCCTTCACACATGCCGCGCATCGCGGTTGTGGACAGGCCACGTCCACGCGCTTGGCGGCCACATGCAGGGTCACATAGTCCTGGTGTGGCCGGCTCAGTGCAGGTGTCTCCTTTTGCCTTTGAGGGTTTGTGGCAGGGGCCCTCACCACAGCTCTGGTCTTCTCAGTCTTGGTGCTTTGAAGACCATCCTAGGCCACGCTGGTCCTTGCTGAAGAAGGTTGTTGAATGGGGTTGTCActctaatttcttctttcttctaatgACACTTTTTTGGTACTTTCCAAAGGAACCCTCGAAACCCCTAGCCTATCCAAACTTTGTGTTCTCCATTGCTGACTCGAACACGGAGTGTCCCTGTTACGAGGAGGGCGGCGGCGAGCTGAGACTGCCACCGTGGGCCTTGGGCAGCGAGGAGGGCAGCCTGTCCCCGGGCACTCGGCGCTCCGGGGAGTCCACCGACGTGAAGAGCAGCTCTCTGACCTGGGACTCGCCGTCAGTGAAGGGCAGCGTTGGTGACGTGGAGAATGGGCCCGAGGACACGTTGGGAAACGTAGACAGGTACACTCTGTACAGCAACGAGACGCGCTTCGAGTCCGACGTCTGCGTGTGCAACCTGTCCATACAGCTGTCGCAGAGCCTGCTGGAGAAGAGCGCGCAGGCCCACAGCATGCTGCCAGGCCCCGTGCTGGGCACCACCGGCTCCGACCAGGGGACCATGAGGAGGATGGCGCTGTCCATGGTCGAGTAAGTCACTGCCATGTGGGCTGGCAGGGGCGGAGGGTCACGTTTAGGGGGAATCATATGCTCGGGGGACCCACGTCACTTCCCTGTACTAGCGGGAGGTGATGTTTCTAGAGACGTGTCCGCATGTCGGTGTGTCTATCCAGGGGTCCGCACCCCCCACTGACCGAGCCTGCAGGGAACGCCACCGGCGGGTCCGCTCGGCGCCGTCCTGGCCCTGGTGTAGCCCGCGGTGCTGGCTGTGCAGTGTCTCAACAGGGGCCTCGGTGGCCAGCGCTGGGGAGTCCCGGCCACGGTGTGTGTGGCGCCTGCCTGCGCCCCCACCTCCCCGTCCACACTGCCTAGACCAGCGGGTCTCAACAAGTGGTTCACGCACCCCGGGGGCTGAGCCCCTTCCAGGGAGTCCTCCAGGTCAGATAGTTCTCATAACGATCCCGAGACGTTAGTGGCCTCTTCCCTGTGCTGGCATCGCTGACGGCGCGGAGACGAAGGCGCAGAGGTGCAGCCAGAATCGGGCGCTGCTGTCACCTGAGTGCTCTTGGTGAAGCAGTAAAAGTGACTAATTTTGTTAAATCTCGACACCCCAATATTCTGGGTGACGAGAGACGGGAAGGACGTCTGAAGCCCGCCTGCCGCAAACCAGAGCGCGAGGGTCCCGTCCCTCAGGCCTTCCCCCTGCGCCCCCACCCGCCATCTTCTGCCCCTGCTCCTCTGCAGAGCTGTGTGTGCGTGGCGAGTGTGTGTGAGGGGTGGgctgtgtgtctgtggtgtgggATGTGCGtggcgtggtgtgtgtggtgtatggtgtgtgtgtggtgtgtgtgtggggtgtggagagtgtggtgtgtgtggtgtatggtgtgtgtggtgtatggtgtgtgtgtggtgtgtgtgtggggtgtggagagtgtggtgtgtgtggtgtgtgtgctggaATGTGTGTAGTGCGTGtgatatgtgtggtgtgtgtgtggtgggtatGTTGGAGTGTGTgatatgtgtgttgtgtgtggtgtggtgtgttaTGTGTGTGGGGGTGTTGTGTATGGTGGGTATGGTGTGATGTGGCGTGTGTGGTGTACATGTTGGAGTGTGTGTGAgatatgtgtggtgtgtgtgacgTGTGTGGTGGgcatggtgtgtggtgtgtgtggtgggcGTGGTGTGTGGCATGTATGTTGgagagtgcgtgtgtgtggtgtgtgtgctggcCGTGGTGTGTGGCATGTATGTTtgagagtgcatgtgtgtggtgtgtgtgctggcCGTGGTGTGTGGCGTGTATgttggagagtgtgtgtgtgtgtgtagtgcatgtggcgtgtgtggtgtgcatgttggagagtgcgtgtgtgtctgtgtgtgtgtagtgtgtgtggcgtgtgtggtgtgcatgttggagtgtgtgtgtggcgtgtgtggcGTGCATGTTGgagagtgcgtgtgtgtggtgtgtgtgctgggtgTGGTGTGTGGCGTGCATGTTGGAgagtgcgtgtgtgtctgtgtgtgcgtatTCCATAGCACACCCCACGCCGCGCCCTCCCAcacttcccccaccccagtgcctgccctgccctgtcctcgGGGTCTGTCCCGGCGGCTGGTGTGAGGCCGTCTTGCGCCCTCCCTGTGGCCGTGACCGCGACGTGCCATGTCGCTGCCCCCCAGGCAGAGAAACAGGTGGCGGACCATCCAGCTGCTGCTGCACCGAGGCGCTGACCCCAACCTGTGCCGCGTGCCCATGCAGGTCCTGTTCCTGGCCGTCAAGGCCGGGGACGCGGACGGGGTGAAGGTGCTGCTGGAGCACGGCGCGAGGACGGACATCCGGCTCCCCCCCCAGGTAGGCGCCGGCTGCCTGCGGGCAGGAGAGCGCGCGGGAACAAATGGGGACTTCCGGGCCTGGCCGGGCCAGCTCATCCCCAAGCCAGTGGCCGGCGAGCCtcggtggggggggggcagggcaggcatCCTGCTCTGGGCTGCGTTTTGCACCTCACGGCCCCTCCTGGGTTCCTCGCGTGCTGTCCCCAGGTCAGCACCTGATCGTCCTCACTGGGCCGGTCTGTCATGGCAAACTACGACCTCACGCTgctgaaaatgacattattttaccGTTTTGCTCGAGTAACTGGATGTAGAATTCTGGGTTCAGAATTGTTTTCCCGTAGAACTTTGCTTCCCCGCGTCCCGGCCTCCGTGGGACTAGGTGGGGAGGGTGCTGCCCACCTGGCTCGCGCCTTTGCGggcgcctcctccctccctcctgtgcaGGTAACCCCACTGGGCGCCGGTAACCCCACTGGGCGCCGGTTACCCCACTGGGCTCAGGTAACCCCACTGGGTGCCGGTT
Coding sequences within:
- the ANKMY1 gene encoding ankyrin repeat and MYND domain-containing protein 1 isoform X5, with amino-acid sequence MWPDGSSFTGTFYLSHREGYGTMYTKTSLFQGLYRADERFGPGVETYPDGSQDVGLWFRQHLIKLCTAVPGGFSLCSRPELSGFSTHAPARIRLSDEETMGWGLHEGQDPFFYEYKQFLLNDDLMLPPEMSIYSTDNCHLPMTRSLRKELDARIFANDIPPFVEDGEPWFIANETPLLVRIQEQAYKFRNKKAHRSWNMGAILEGDRGGFACCGPKEEFSKEMILKAEEGDHDWIQGILRDNFASADVADSKGYTALAAAAVHCHCDIVNLLLDFGADVNKCTDEGLTTLSMCFLLYYPSRAFKPNIAERTEPELQEPSKPLAYPNFVFSIADSNTECPCYEEGGGELRLPPWALGSEEGSLSPGTRRSGESTDVKSSSLTWDSPSVKGSVGDVENGPEDTLGNVDRYTLYSNETRFESDVCVCNLSIQLSQSLLEKSAQAHSMLPGPVLGTTGSDQGTMRRMALSMVEQRNRWRTIQLLLHRGADPNLCRVPMQVLFLAVKAGDADGVKVLLEHGARTDIRLPPQLGALTPLHIAAALPGEEGVRITELLLHAVTDVDAQAADQDHVYKPDKLDLPFSSMKLSNEPGPPSTYYSPHAALPQEGGRTALHVACERQGNSKCARDIVQLLLSHRANSNLLWSGHSPLSLSIASGNDLVVKELLSQGADPNLPLTRGLGSALCVACDLNYEHQRSTDSKLALIDRLINHGADILKPVILTQGDKVAVGTAVDYGYFRFFQDRKIAHCPFHALMPAERETLLARKRLLEYLGSHLRRAVLARESQWDATLLYLSKRAELTPSHRARKRSPGLPKDQGAQEQEQEHLPFFKFCCQCGRSIGVRLVPCTRCYGILTCSKYCKTRAWAEFHKKDCSDMAAIGKMRKDSQKPVKQQSKAVPRKREIPRDWRKRVYSASHQ
- the ANKMY1 gene encoding ankyrin repeat and MYND domain-containing protein 1 isoform X6 — translated: MKGLYRADERFGPGVETYPDGSQDVGLWFRQHLIKLCTAVPGGFSLCSRPELSGFSTHAPARIRLSDEETMGWGLHEGQDPFFYEYKQFLLNDDLMLPPEMSIYSTDNCHLPMTRSLRKELDARIFANDIPPFVEDGEPWFIANETPLLVRIQEQAYKFRNKKAHRSWNMGAILEGDRGGFACCGPKEEFSKEMILKAEEGDHDWIQGILRDNFASADVADSKGYTALAAAAVHCHCDIVNLLLDFGADVNKCTDEGLTTLSMCFLLYYPSRAFKPNIAERTEPELQEPSKPLAYPNFVFSIADSNTECPCYEEGGGELRLPPWALGSEEGSLSPGTRRSGESTDVKSSSLTWDSPSVKGSVGDVENGPEDTLGNVDRYTLYSNETRFESDVCVCNLSIQLSQSLLEKSAQAHSMLPGPVLGTTGSDQGTMRRMALSMVEQRNRWRTIQLLLHRGADPNLCRVPMQVLFLAVKAGDADGVKVLLEHGARTDIRLPPQLGALTPLHIAAALPGEEGVRITELLLHAVTDVDAQAADQDHVYKPDKLDLPFSSMKLSNEPGPPSTYYSPHAALPQEGGRTALHVACERQGNSKCARDIVQLLLSHRANSNLLWSGHSPLSLSIASGNDLVVKELLSQGADPNLPLTRGLGSALCVACDLNYEHQRSTDSKLALIDRLINHGADILKPVILTQGDKVAVGTAVDYGYFRFFQDRKIAHCPFHALMPAERETLLARKRLLEYLGSHLRRAVLARESQWDATLLYLSKRAELTPSHRARKRSPGLPKDQGAQEQEQEHLPFFKFCCQCGRSIGVRLVPCTRCYGILTCSKYCKTRAWAEFHKKDCSDMAAIGKMRKDSQKPVKQQSKAVPRKREIPRDWRKRVYSASHQ